Proteins from a genomic interval of Treponema primitia ZAS-1:
- a CDS encoding nicotinate phosphoribosyltransferase has product MIHSALLTDFYSLTMAQGYWKNKMDKRAVFEMFFRRHPFGGGFSVFAGLGPLLEALQNFSFSAGDIDYLEGLKFFEKPFLDYLRDFRFTGSLWAMDEGTVIFPQEPLIRVSGGLIECQIIEGMLLNIINFQSLIATKTARVWLATGKGSVMEFGLRRAQGPDGAMSASRAAFIGGAAGTSNVLAGKEFGIPVLGTMAHSWIMAFPSEEEAFQAYADLYPEFPVFLIDTYDTLRSGTPNAIKVGKRVVAKGKNFGVRLDSGDIHYLSVQVRKRLDEAGFNNAKISVSNDLDESIIQTLTDAGAPINSWGVGTRMVTGGDEAAFTGVYKLTVREDASGKLIPAIKFSDNPEKTTNPGLKQVWRLRDNQGMSVADVLSLENDGLTKSPERGNRYVFWHPSADYRHFYHTLDGAAEPLLKLRLENGEPTSPQPSLEEIRRHTKAELETFDNSYKRLLNPHLYKVSITEELRQLKLDLIEEYLGDLRPEHE; this is encoded by the coding sequence ATGATACACTCGGCCCTGCTTACGGATTTTTATTCCCTCACCATGGCCCAGGGTTATTGGAAGAATAAAATGGATAAGCGGGCGGTCTTCGAGATGTTCTTCCGCCGTCACCCCTTTGGCGGGGGTTTTTCCGTATTTGCCGGCCTGGGCCCCCTTCTGGAAGCCCTGCAGAATTTTTCCTTTTCCGCCGGAGATATCGACTATTTGGAGGGCCTCAAATTTTTTGAGAAACCCTTCCTGGATTATCTCCGGGATTTCCGATTTACCGGGTCTCTCTGGGCTATGGATGAAGGTACGGTGATCTTTCCCCAGGAACCACTGATCCGCGTTTCCGGCGGGCTCATCGAATGTCAAATCATCGAGGGTATGCTCCTCAATATAATCAACTTCCAAAGTCTCATCGCCACCAAGACCGCCCGGGTATGGCTTGCCACGGGCAAGGGCTCGGTGATGGAGTTCGGCCTCCGCCGCGCCCAGGGTCCGGATGGGGCCATGTCCGCTTCCCGGGCGGCATTTATCGGCGGCGCGGCCGGTACCTCCAATGTGCTTGCGGGCAAGGAATTTGGTATTCCCGTCCTGGGAACCATGGCCCATTCCTGGATCATGGCTTTCCCCAGCGAGGAAGAGGCATTCCAGGCCTATGCGGATCTCTACCCCGAATTTCCGGTATTTCTTATTGATACCTACGATACCCTGCGAAGCGGGACGCCTAACGCAATTAAGGTGGGCAAACGGGTGGTGGCGAAGGGGAAAAACTTCGGGGTCCGTCTGGATTCCGGGGATATTCACTACCTTTCGGTTCAGGTACGGAAACGCCTTGATGAGGCGGGTTTTAACAACGCGAAGATTTCTGTTTCCAACGATCTGGATGAGAGCATCATCCAGACCCTTACCGATGCGGGGGCGCCCATCAATTCCTGGGGAGTGGGGACCCGGATGGTTACCGGCGGTGATGAAGCGGCATTTACGGGGGTCTATAAACTTACCGTCCGGGAAGACGCTTCCGGAAAGCTGATACCTGCTATTAAATTTTCGGACAACCCCGAGAAGACCACCAACCCCGGGCTTAAACAGGTTTGGCGGCTCAGGGATAACCAGGGTATGTCCGTGGCGGATGTATTGAGCCTGGAGAACGATGGACTAACGAAATCCCCGGAACGGGGGAACCGCTATGTTTTTTGGCATCCCTCGGCGGACTACCGCCATTTCTATCATACCCTGGATGGGGCAGCAGAGCCCTTGCTCAAACTCCGGCTGGAAAATGGCGAGCCAACATCGCCCCAGCCTTCCCTGGAGGAGATCCGCCGTCATACCAAAGCGGAGCTGGAAACATTTGACAACAGCTACAAGCGGCTCCTTAACCCCCACCTCTACAAAGTTTCTATCACCGAAGAGCTGCGGCAGTTAAAGCTGGATTTGATAGAAGAATACCTGGGAGATCTACGGCCTGAACATGAATGA
- a CDS encoding type II toxin-antitoxin system HicB family antitoxin, translating to MVKNSLIDKYTYRVEWSAEDNVHIAHCLEFPSLMAHGNTAGKALMEIEKVVTESIKWMEEENELIPEPFGLKKFKGNLTLRVPSEIHKNLVIKSAEEGVSLNQYILSKIS from the coding sequence ATGGTAAAAAATAGTTTAATTGACAAATATACGTATCGGGTAGAATGGTCTGCAGAAGACAATGTTCATATAGCGCATTGTCTGGAATTTCCATCGTTAATGGCGCATGGAAATACGGCCGGAAAGGCATTAATGGAAATTGAAAAGGTAGTAACGGAGAGCATAAAATGGATGGAAGAAGAAAACGAACTTATTCCGGAACCATTTGGACTAAAAAAATTCAAGGGGAATTTGACTTTAAGGGTACCATCGGAAATACACAAGAATTTGGTCATAAAATCAGCTGAAGAAGGGGTTTCATTAAATCAATACATACTATCAAAGATTTCATGA
- a CDS encoding SUMF1/EgtB/PvdO family nonheme iron enzyme codes for MAQDPIGPELGTERINRGGAWSSSAKSLRSAYRSFNTTVTNGNNLGFRIARSAE; via the coding sequence TTGGCGCAGGACCCCATCGGCCCCGAGCTGGGTACGGAGCGTATAAACCGGGGCGGCGCCTGGTCATCCTCCGCAAAGTCCCTGCGTTCCGCCTACCGGTCTTTCAATACCACGGTTACGAACGGTAATAACCTGGGCTTCCGGATAGCCCGATCCGCGGAATAA
- the dinB gene encoding DNA polymerase IV, which produces MPYYIHADLDAFYASVEQLDHPEYCGQPVIVGGLPGDRRSVVSTASYEARKFGIHSAMPVAQAYKLCPQGIYLRGNMNRYREKSAEVMAVFADFAPDVRQISIDEAFLDITGTEKLLGPPAQLGAKLKEVVREKTGLTVSLGLASNRYVAKIASGMSKPDGMSVVAVGEEAGFMCALPVSKIWGAGNKTQEQFRKYGFKTCEDIHRLSLENLRSIFGAAFGLFLYRAVRGEAAEAFENERGTHSMSAERTFPYDLYDEFTIETALFEICETLMFRLLNQSWQSRTVSIKIRYEDFSTESARETFPRPVGTIDELFDHLSVLFHRKYQSGRGVRLIGAGLLNLETGNAPRQGELFDTVNEKERNLEKYILEINKKFPNAALRRGRSMMADDEEK; this is translated from the coding sequence ATGCCCTACTACATCCATGCCGACCTTGATGCCTTTTATGCATCGGTTGAACAGTTAGATCATCCTGAATACTGCGGGCAGCCCGTCATTGTAGGCGGCTTGCCCGGGGATCGGCGCAGCGTGGTGTCCACCGCATCCTACGAGGCGCGGAAATTCGGGATCCACTCCGCCATGCCCGTAGCCCAGGCGTATAAACTCTGCCCACAGGGAATATACCTGCGGGGGAACATGAATCGCTACCGGGAAAAATCGGCGGAAGTCATGGCGGTCTTTGCGGATTTTGCCCCCGATGTCAGGCAGATTTCTATTGATGAAGCGTTCCTGGACATTACCGGCACAGAAAAACTATTGGGTCCTCCGGCCCAGCTTGGGGCTAAACTCAAGGAAGTGGTTCGGGAGAAGACCGGACTTACGGTTTCCCTGGGGCTTGCTTCCAACAGGTATGTCGCCAAAATTGCCTCGGGCATGTCTAAGCCGGACGGTATGTCCGTTGTTGCTGTAGGAGAGGAGGCTGGATTCATGTGCGCCCTTCCGGTTAGCAAAATTTGGGGCGCCGGAAACAAAACCCAGGAACAGTTCAGGAAGTATGGGTTTAAAACCTGCGAAGACATTCACCGTTTGTCTTTAGAAAATCTACGGTCCATCTTCGGCGCCGCCTTCGGTCTTTTTCTGTACCGCGCGGTCCGTGGAGAGGCGGCGGAAGCCTTTGAGAACGAGCGGGGGACCCATTCTATGAGCGCCGAACGCACCTTCCCCTACGATCTCTACGATGAATTTACCATAGAGACCGCCCTGTTTGAAATTTGTGAAACCCTCATGTTCCGCCTTTTGAATCAAAGCTGGCAGAGCAGGACGGTCTCCATAAAGATCCGCTACGAAGATTTTTCCACCGAAAGCGCCCGGGAAACTTTTCCGCGCCCAGTTGGGACCATAGACGAACTGTTTGACCATCTTTCCGTTTTATTTCACCGGAAGTACCAAAGCGGCAGGGGAGTGCGGCTCATCGGCGCAGGGCTTCTGAACCTGGAAACCGGAAACGCCCCCCGGCAGGGAGAACTATTTGATACGGTCAACGAAAAAGAGCGGAACCTGGAAAAATATATCCTGGAAATCAACAAGAAGTTCCCCAACGCAGCGTTACGAAGGGGCCGCTCCATGATGGCCGACGATGAGGAGAAATGA
- a CDS encoding nucleoside kinase: MNEVELRFINPNDDAGTPPVPRRIPSGTSAADLLPELLPGVEILAVKINNQILPLSVRIEINAVLEPIFPNSTEGAMIYRRSLAFLLALAGQELFPGRNLRIGHSLGNGYFYTFADEKPPSADEIKALTEKMHVLIREDIPITCRYMAYTDALDQFEKNKQTDTRMLLEQRSESRIRVNQCKGFSDLYIEPLAARTGILSVFELLPYQEGFLLRFPGVGRFPKIDPFEDEPGLFSVYHEYKRWGRIIGVHAVGHLNSLVANRTIREYIRIAETFQEKKLAAIADRIYARRDSVKTVLIAGPSSSGKTTTAKRLSVELKVLGIDPIAISLDDYYVGTDKTPLDENGQPDFECLEALDVSLLNEQLLTLFNGGEVELPGFDFVAGRPRAKGNGKRISMGRRSMLIIEGIHGLNDALTSRIDQSNKFKVYISALTQLNLDDHNRIPTSDNRLLRRIVRDYQFRGKDAAATIRMWPSVQAGERKHIFPFQEGADMVFNSALDYELAALKFIAEPQLRRVKPNMPEYAETVRLLAFLENFAPIPPQYVPGQSILREFIGDSEFEY, encoded by the coding sequence ATGAATGAAGTAGAACTGCGCTTTATTAACCCCAATGATGATGCCGGTACACCCCCTGTTCCCCGCCGCATTCCCTCGGGTACTTCGGCGGCGGATCTGCTTCCGGAACTTCTTCCCGGGGTAGAGATACTGGCGGTTAAGATTAACAACCAGATACTTCCCCTGTCGGTACGGATAGAGATCAACGCCGTCCTTGAACCAATTTTTCCAAACAGTACCGAAGGCGCCATGATCTATCGCCGTTCCCTGGCCTTTCTCCTGGCATTGGCGGGGCAGGAACTCTTTCCCGGCCGGAATCTCCGGATAGGCCATTCCCTGGGAAATGGTTACTTCTATACCTTTGCGGACGAAAAACCCCCATCCGCCGATGAAATTAAAGCTCTGACAGAAAAGATGCATGTTTTGATCCGGGAGGATATCCCCATTACCTGCCGGTACATGGCCTATACGGATGCCCTGGATCAGTTTGAGAAGAACAAACAGACCGATACCAGGATGCTCCTGGAACAGCGCAGTGAATCCAGAATCCGGGTCAACCAATGCAAGGGCTTTTCGGATCTCTACATTGAACCCCTGGCTGCCCGCACCGGTATACTTTCTGTTTTTGAGCTTCTGCCCTACCAGGAAGGGTTTCTCCTCCGCTTCCCCGGGGTAGGCCGTTTTCCAAAAATCGATCCCTTTGAGGATGAGCCCGGGCTTTTTTCGGTGTACCATGAATACAAACGGTGGGGGCGCATCATCGGGGTCCATGCGGTGGGGCATCTTAACAGTCTTGTTGCCAATCGGACTATCCGGGAATATATCCGCATTGCCGAAACCTTCCAGGAAAAAAAGCTCGCCGCAATCGCCGACCGTATCTATGCGCGCAGGGATTCTGTTAAGACCGTGTTAATTGCCGGGCCTTCCAGCTCCGGGAAGACCACTACCGCCAAGCGGCTTTCCGTAGAGCTTAAGGTCCTGGGCATAGATCCCATAGCCATCAGCCTGGATGATTATTATGTGGGTACCGATAAGACCCCCCTGGATGAAAATGGCCAGCCGGATTTTGAATGTCTGGAAGCCCTGGATGTTTCCCTGCTGAATGAACAGCTCCTTACCCTTTTTAACGGCGGGGAAGTGGAGCTTCCCGGTTTTGATTTTGTCGCAGGCCGGCCCCGGGCAAAGGGAAACGGTAAACGGATCAGCATGGGCAGAAGGTCCATGCTGATCATCGAGGGTATCCACGGCCTTAACGACGCTCTGACATCCCGGATAGATCAGAGTAATAAGTTTAAGGTCTATATTTCCGCTCTTACCCAGCTTAACCTGGACGATCATAACCGTATCCCCACCAGCGACAACCGTCTTTTGCGGCGCATAGTCCGGGACTATCAGTTCCGGGGCAAGGATGCCGCGGCAACCATCAGGATGTGGCCCAGCGTTCAGGCTGGGGAACGGAAACACATTTTTCCCTTCCAGGAAGGGGCCGACATGGTCTTTAACTCCGCCCTGGACTATGAGCTGGCGGCGCTTAAGTTTATCGCCGAACCCCAGCTCCGCAGGGTAAAACCCAATATGCCGGAATACGCAGAAACGGTGCGGCTCCTGGCTTTTCTGGAAAACTTCGCCCCCATCCCGCCCCAGTATGTGCCCGGACAGAGCATACTCCGGGAGTTTATCGGCGACAGTGAATTTGAGTACTGA
- a CDS encoding diguanylate cyclase domain-containing protein: MNKPTAPLDLDSSPILQAEIFSALLEMEREIAANHSSILQLRRGARLFSAGERAEHFYLLLEGEIRIFRSQEEGGIDEMARFTSGDIIGDFDFARRGDFDANAEAAKDSVVILFPAYGITLEDFAREDPAAVSRVLLGSILMLTSRIKRIQKVIVENISWVQELNRRAYEDPVTGLWRQSYLTAELNQLLEVPTALIILKPDRFQQLLDTYGNAVGDETMVRIAMVLKNIVRRLGRGYALRFKGNEVGLLMNKTSHSQAEEIAKEVAAAINAFKPLPLKGTEEAYTFSATISYGVWPEDEPLWESFFTGNFSLLREARQNGGNHIVHYQRGAVK; encoded by the coding sequence ATGAATAAACCAACGGCTCCACTAGACTTGGATTCTTCCCCCATATTGCAGGCGGAAATTTTTTCCGCCCTCCTCGAAATGGAGCGGGAAATTGCTGCCAACCATTCGAGCATATTGCAGCTGCGTAGGGGAGCCAGGCTTTTTTCCGCCGGTGAAAGGGCGGAACATTTTTACCTGCTTTTGGAGGGTGAAATCCGTATCTTCCGGTCCCAGGAGGAAGGCGGTATCGATGAAATGGCCCGGTTTACCTCCGGGGATATCATCGGAGACTTTGACTTTGCCCGGCGTGGGGATTTCGATGCCAATGCCGAAGCGGCAAAGGATTCGGTGGTGATCCTCTTTCCCGCCTATGGTATCACCCTGGAAGATTTTGCCCGGGAAGACCCCGCTGCGGTATCCCGGGTACTTCTGGGATCGATTTTGATGCTCACCAGCCGTATCAAACGGATTCAAAAGGTTATTGTGGAGAACATATCCTGGGTCCAGGAGCTGAATCGCAGGGCCTATGAAGACCCCGTGACCGGACTCTGGAGGCAATCCTACCTGACCGCTGAGCTGAACCAGCTCCTGGAGGTCCCTACTGCCCTGATCATCCTGAAACCGGACCGGTTTCAGCAGCTGTTGGATACCTACGGCAATGCCGTAGGGGACGAAACCATGGTTCGGATTGCCATGGTATTAAAAAACATAGTCCGCCGGCTTGGCCGGGGTTATGCCCTGCGTTTTAAGGGCAATGAGGTGGGTCTTTTGATGAATAAGACCAGCCACAGCCAGGCGGAGGAGATAGCGAAAGAAGTGGCTGCGGCTATCAACGCCTTTAAGCCCCTTCCTCTCAAGGGAACGGAAGAGGCCTATACTTTTTCTGCTACCATATCCTATGGAGTCTGGCCTGAGGATGAGCCCCTTTGGGAATCCTTTTTCACGGGTAATTTTTCCCTTCTGCGTGAAGCCAGACAGAATGGGGGAAACCACATTGTCCATTATCAACGGGGAGCGGTGAAATGA
- a CDS encoding GGDEF domain-containing protein: MSDQTSGNNGELVPFFADPVLINSPLFSSLSDLEFNAVTTFLERRPIKRGAVIFNEGDAGEEMFVLLSGDLSAFVAQSDGTPRYMFSIPPGDFFGEMSIIANEPRSATISAKEDSELVVLQALDFYRIIYMHPMIGVKMLFAIAGVQNIWLDRTAQHLRDLMSWGETARRRAITDDLTGLYNRRFLDNSIKERIKNGSLELRKMSLMVMDLDNIHEINDRYGSHAVDRILVTVADVIRGIMRTGDICARLDGDEFAILLPDVNVEVAKSIAERVRELVSIQKIIVASSEESREPVTLSIHTSIGIAEAPTRLEAEDEIKVIDRALAALRKAKEGGKNRVEVG, encoded by the coding sequence ATGAGCGATCAAACCAGTGGGAATAACGGTGAATTAGTTCCATTTTTTGCAGACCCGGTGCTGATCAATTCCCCGCTTTTTTCGAGCCTCAGTGATCTGGAATTTAATGCGGTCACTACTTTTCTGGAACGTCGGCCTATAAAACGGGGCGCCGTTATTTTTAATGAAGGGGATGCGGGGGAGGAGATGTTCGTCCTTCTTTCGGGGGATCTGAGCGCCTTTGTTGCCCAGTCCGATGGAACCCCCCGCTATATGTTCAGCATACCCCCGGGGGATTTTTTTGGGGAGATGTCCATCATCGCCAACGAACCCCGGTCAGCCACTATCAGCGCCAAGGAAGATTCGGAGCTGGTGGTACTCCAAGCCCTTGATTTCTACCGTATCATCTATATGCATCCCATGATCGGTGTAAAGATGCTCTTTGCCATTGCCGGGGTCCAGAATATCTGGCTGGACAGAACCGCCCAGCATCTGCGGGACCTGATGAGCTGGGGGGAAACTGCCCGCCGCCGGGCCATTACCGACGATCTTACCGGGCTCTATAACCGCCGTTTCCTGGATAATTCCATCAAGGAGCGGATTAAAAACGGCTCCCTAGAACTGAGGAAGATGTCCCTCATGGTGATGGATCTGGACAATATCCATGAGATAAATGACCGCTACGGTTCCCACGCTGTGGACCGGATACTGGTTACCGTGGCGGATGTAATCCGGGGCATAATGCGCACCGGAGACATTTGCGCCCGGCTTGATGGGGATGAATTCGCCATACTTTTGCCCGATGTAAATGTAGAAGTGGCAAAAAGTATCGCCGAACGGGTCCGAGAGCTGGTGTCTATTCAGAAAATTATCGTGGCAAGTTCTGAAGAAAGCAGGGAGCCGGTAACCCTTTCCATACACACCAGCATTGGTATTGCCGAAGCCCCCACCCGCCTTGAGGCTGAGGACGAAATCAAGGTGATCGACCGGGCTTTAGCAGCCCTGCGGAAGGCCAAAGAGGGTGGGAAGAACAGGGTAGAAGTGGGCTAG
- a CDS encoding methyl-accepting chemotaxis protein, translating to MKKVISLKTQFVVFFAIFIVALSAIITIMALRESMAVASSVFIDQGTTITDKAAALIDGDSFERLTKTLDANDPFYEEVRLKLFAIKEDTVAEFLYTMAPAEGSIYRYIIDGSAPPTDAENFTPLGFEEDTTSYDPAFERTWRTELAQSSGMTQQAEWGWMISTYAPILNSRGDMVGIVGCDFEAESLIEMIETQTLRQIILAVVLSAIGIVITIVFMGRIFRRLAAVSAILKEISEGEGDLTRRITIKRMDEIGTLASFFNQTLDKIRNMIVAIKEHSIKLSDIGSELASNMTETAAAINQITANIQSIKGQAINQSASVTETGSTMEQVTINIEKLSGQVEEQTGSVAQSSSAIEEMLANIQSVTATLKRNAENVEELTAASEVGRTGLQGVSADIQEIARESEGLLEINSVMQNIASQTNLLSMNAAIEAAHAGEAGRGFAVVADEIRKLAENSGRQSKIISDTLKKIKDAIDKITKSTNTVLDRFGAIDAAVKTVSDQEAQIRNAMEEQGQGSKQILDAIAKLNDITQQVKQGSQEMFTGSKEVINESRNLETVTQEITNGVNEMATGADQINIAINRVNTISGDNKEHINTLTAELARFKVE from the coding sequence ATGAAAAAGGTCATATCCCTAAAAACCCAATTTGTCGTATTTTTTGCGATTTTTATTGTAGCCCTAAGCGCAATTATCACGATTATGGCCCTGCGGGAAAGCATGGCTGTGGCGTCCTCCGTCTTTATTGACCAGGGGACTACCATTACCGACAAGGCTGCCGCTCTGATCGATGGGGATTCCTTTGAGCGCCTGACCAAAACCCTGGACGCAAATGATCCCTTTTATGAGGAAGTCAGACTCAAGCTGTTTGCAATAAAGGAAGACACGGTGGCCGAGTTTCTGTATACCATGGCGCCCGCAGAGGGCAGCATTTATCGGTACATAATTGACGGGAGCGCTCCCCCGACTGATGCGGAAAATTTTACCCCCCTGGGCTTTGAGGAGGACACCACAAGCTACGATCCTGCCTTCGAGAGGACTTGGCGGACCGAGCTTGCCCAGAGCAGCGGTATGACCCAGCAGGCTGAGTGGGGCTGGATGATATCGACCTATGCCCCCATCCTCAATTCCCGGGGGGATATGGTGGGGATCGTCGGCTGTGATTTTGAAGCGGAAAGTCTCATTGAAATGATAGAAACGCAGACCCTGCGGCAGATAATCCTGGCGGTAGTTTTATCCGCCATCGGCATAGTGATTACCATCGTATTTATGGGGAGGATTTTCCGCCGCCTTGCAGCGGTAAGTGCCATCCTTAAGGAAATATCCGAAGGCGAAGGGGATTTAACCAGGCGCATCACCATTAAACGAATGGATGAGATTGGAACCCTGGCATCATTTTTTAACCAAACCCTGGACAAGATACGGAACATGATCGTTGCCATAAAGGAACATTCCATAAAACTTTCTGATATCGGGAGTGAGCTTGCAAGCAACATGACCGAAACCGCTGCGGCGATAAACCAGATCACCGCCAACATCCAGAGTATCAAGGGCCAGGCGATAAACCAGTCCGCCTCGGTAACTGAAACCGGTTCTACCATGGAGCAGGTAACCATCAACATTGAAAAGCTCAGCGGCCAGGTGGAAGAACAGACCGGCAGTGTGGCCCAGTCATCATCGGCCATTGAGGAGATGCTTGCCAATATTCAGAGCGTTACGGCGACCTTGAAGCGGAACGCTGAAAACGTAGAAGAACTAACCGCAGCCTCCGAGGTAGGCCGCACGGGGCTCCAGGGTGTCTCTGCGGATATTCAGGAAATAGCCAGGGAGTCCGAGGGCCTCCTGGAGATCAACTCGGTGATGCAGAATATCGCCAGCCAGACCAACCTGCTCTCGATGAACGCCGCTATCGAAGCGGCCCACGCAGGCGAAGCGGGGCGTGGCTTTGCGGTGGTGGCCGACGAGATCCGTAAACTGGCGGAAAACTCAGGCCGGCAGTCCAAGATCATCTCGGACACCCTGAAAAAGATAAAAGACGCCATAGACAAGATAACAAAATCGACAAACACCGTTCTTGACCGTTTTGGCGCCATAGACGCGGCGGTGAAGACCGTATCGGATCAGGAGGCGCAGATCCGTAACGCCATGGAGGAGCAGGGACAGGGGAGCAAGCAGATTCTGGACGCCATCGCCAAGCTGAACGACATCACCCAGCAGGTAAAGCAGGGCTCCCAGGAGATGTTTACGGGCAGCAAGGAAGTGATCAACGAAAGCCGAAACCTGGAAACGGTAACCCAGGAGATAACCAACGGCGTAAATGAAATGGCCACCGGGGCAGATCAGATCAATATCGCCATAAACCGGGTAAACACCATCAGCGGGGACAACAAGGAACACATCAACACCCTTACTGCGGAACTGGCCCGGTTCAAGGTGGAGTAG
- a CDS encoding DMT family transporter, whose product MTQNVKGQLTIAACAFFWSTAGLFIKIINWHPMVIAGIRSLFAALFMIAAGRMGRRKRWGKAPRPAFFGAALSYAATMILFVAANKLTSSANAILLQYSAPVWAALFGWILAKEKPQTGHWIALGAVLVGLLLFFREGLAGGSFLGDCLAVLAGISIGLYSVLMRMQREGNPADALILSHWFTVIACIPFLFIAPPAPTAGNILAILFLGIVQNGAAGLLFAYGIRRVRAVQAMLIAVVEPVMNPVWVLIVTGEKPGVFTLIGGGIIVTAVILSSITVKEGNAKT is encoded by the coding sequence ATGACTCAAAATGTAAAAGGGCAATTAACCATCGCAGCCTGTGCATTCTTCTGGAGCACCGCCGGGCTATTCATCAAAATAATCAACTGGCATCCCATGGTAATTGCGGGAATACGAAGTCTTTTCGCCGCCCTTTTCATGATAGCTGCGGGGCGTATGGGGCGGCGGAAGCGCTGGGGCAAAGCTCCCCGCCCGGCTTTTTTTGGGGCCGCCCTCAGCTACGCAGCTACCATGATCCTCTTTGTTGCTGCCAATAAGTTGACCTCCTCGGCCAACGCTATTCTTTTACAATACAGCGCCCCCGTATGGGCAGCCCTCTTTGGGTGGATCCTGGCGAAGGAAAAACCGCAGACCGGGCACTGGATCGCCCTGGGAGCGGTCCTTGTGGGACTGCTCCTCTTTTTCAGGGAAGGCCTCGCGGGAGGCTCCTTCCTCGGAGACTGCCTGGCGGTACTTGCGGGGATTAGCATTGGGCTGTACTCGGTTCTTATGCGTATGCAAAGGGAGGGAAATCCGGCGGACGCCTTGATTCTTTCCCACTGGTTCACCGTTATTGCCTGTATCCCCTTTCTGTTTATCGCCCCCCCGGCGCCTACGGCGGGGAATATCCTGGCGATCCTCTTCCTGGGAATAGTGCAGAACGGCGCTGCCGGGCTGCTTTTTGCCTATGGAATCCGGCGGGTCCGGGCGGTACAGGCCATGCTTATCGCCGTGGTAGAACCGGTTATGAATCCGGTCTGGGTTCTAATCGTTACCGGGGAAAAACCCGGCGTTTTTACCCTTATAGGAGGGGGCATCATCGTTACTGCGGTGATCCTTTCATCAATCACCGTAAAAGAGGGAAACGCCAAAACCTAG
- a CDS encoding nicotinamidase has protein sequence MAIDIGEAALIMVDVQNDFCPAYTGKDGKQRPNGALAVSRGYEVIEPLNLAAKRFAHDGNKVIASQDWHPAHHSSFASSHPGKKVNEIILLPVPESVQNPGIHRRDPIQEYALPAIQQVMWPDHCIQGSEGAQFHDELNLDYVNLIIRKGYRGNLDSYSVFFENDRYTSTGLDGFLKGLDIKQIFIGGLATDYCVLYSAMDAVRLGYQVVVLSDAVCGVNVPEGSVKQATSLMRGAGISFITTQEILG, from the coding sequence ATGGCTATCGATATTGGGGAAGCCGCCCTGATAATGGTTGATGTGCAGAACGATTTTTGTCCCGCCTATACCGGGAAGGATGGGAAGCAAAGGCCCAACGGGGCTTTAGCGGTAAGCCGGGGTTATGAGGTCATTGAACCCCTCAACCTGGCGGCAAAAAGATTTGCCCATGACGGAAACAAGGTTATTGCCTCCCAGGATTGGCACCCGGCTCATCATAGTTCTTTCGCGTCGTCCCACCCGGGTAAAAAAGTGAATGAGATAATTCTCCTCCCGGTTCCGGAATCGGTTCAAAACCCCGGGATCCACCGGCGGGACCCGATACAGGAATATGCCCTCCCGGCGATACAGCAGGTAATGTGGCCGGATCACTGTATCCAGGGCAGTGAAGGCGCTCAGTTTCATGACGAGCTCAATTTGGACTATGTGAATTTGATTATCCGTAAGGGCTATCGGGGGAATCTGGATTCCTATTCGGTGTTTTTTGAAAATGACCGGTACACCTCAACGGGGCTGGATGGATTTTTGAAGGGCCTGGATATTAAGCAGATCTTTATCGGCGGGCTCGCCACGGATTACTGCGTTCTCTATAGCGCCATGGACGCCGTGCGTCTGGGGTATCAGGTGGTTGTCCTTTCCGATGCGGTCTGTGGGGTGAATGTGCCGGAAGGTTCGGTGAAACAGGCCACGAGCCTTATGCGGGGCGCAGGGATTTCCTTCATAACAACCCAGGAAATTCTGGGATGA